The DNA region TTTTCAAGGTGTACTCACCTTTAAGGTGGGGTACACCTGACATCATTAAAAAATAGCTTGATTTTTTTCTTTAATTGTGTTAAAATTAAAGATAAAATAATTTGCCTACTTTCAGGGGAATTGGGGTTGCTGTGTATTTAGAGAAATTAAAATTATTTGGGTTCAAGTCTTTTGCTAACAAAACGGAATTAAAGTTTTTGCCGGGAATCACCGCCATCGTGGGGCCTAACGGCTGCGGGAAAAGTAACATCGTGGACGCGCTTCGCTGGGTGCTCGGCGAGCAAAAAGCCGGCGCTTTGCGCAGCGACCGCATGGAGAGCGTTATTTTCAACGGCTCCAAATCCATGAAACCGCTGGGGATGGCTGAGGTTTCGCTCGTCATTCAGAACACCAACGGCGCCCTTCCTGTGGAATATTCCGAAGTTGTCATTACTCGCCGTCTCTTTCGATCCGGAGAGAGCCAGTATCTTTTGAACAATAATACTTGTCGGCTCAAAGATATCAACGATCTGCTCATGGACACGGGCCTGGCTCCGGACGCCTACTCGGTCATCGAATTGAAAATGATCGAGCAAATTTTAAGCGGAAAGCCAGAAGATAGGCGAAGAATTTTTGAGGAAGCCGTGGGGATTACTAAATACAAGCAGCGGCGAAAATTGACGTTCCGAAAATTGGACGCTACGGAACAGGATTTATTGCGTGTCGCCGATATCATCGGCGAAGTGCGCAGCAAAGTGAATTCCCTCCATCGCCAGGTTCGTCGCGCGCAGCGTTATCTGGATTTGTCAAAAAATTTGAAAGAATCGGAAATTCGACTGGCGACGCACCATTTCAGTAAAATACTAACGGAATTGGAACCGCTCAATCAGAAATATGAAGAAACGAAACGCAGCCGCGAGAGCCTGACGGCGCAAATATCGTTCAAAGAAGCGGAGTTTGAGGCGGTGCAAACCGAACTCATCGACCTTGAGCAAAAGCTGCGCGATGAACAGGGACGTTTAAATGAGAAGAAAAACGATATTCAAAAAAAGGAAGAAGAAATTCTCCTTGATCGCGAGCGGCTGAAATCTCTGGCGGAAAACAAAATTCGCCTGGAAAAAGAGATTGAAGAACTCAGGCAAAGGATAAAAATCCGTCGCGAACAACTTGCCGAAACCAGTGACCGCCGCAGCACTACGGTTTCCGAGTTGAAAGATTTGCAGGAAAATTATGAAGAAGAAAAGAAAAAGCTGGATGAGCTTGACGCAGAATTAGCAGCAAAAAGACAGACCATTCGCGAAGCGGAGCGGGAATCGCTGTCCATCATGCAACTCATCGCGGAAAAGGAACGCTCTCTGGAGCGGCTGCGCGCTCAATTAGACGGTCAGGATGAACGAATCGAATCTATTGAAAAAGAGAAGGTAGCGCTGCAGAAAAAAATCACTGCCGACGAAGCCGCTCGAATAGAGATAAAAAATAAATTGGAGAAAAAGATTTCCGAATCGGAACTGCTCAGCGACGAGCAAACCGAGCTGGAATTGCACGCGGAGAAATTGCAATCGGAAATCGGCGAATTGAAAGATTCGATTTTGAGGACAAACAATCAAATCGAATCGGTACGACAGAAGTCGGTTTTTTTGAAAGACTTGCTGGAAAATTACGCCGACTATCCCGAGGGCGTCAGGTACCTGATGACGGAAAGGGGGAACCAAAATAAATTCATCGGGGCGCTGGCGGATAAATTGCAGGTGAAGGAAGAATTTCGTCGGGCGATTGAGGCGGCTCTGGGCGAGGCGAGCACTTTTCTCGTGGTCTCTGATAGCGAAACAGCGTATCTGGGCATCAAAGATTTGGCGGAGACGCGAAAAGGAATGGTTACCTTTTTGCCCGTCGACAAAATTCAACCTTTGCAAAGCGACGCAAAGGTGAAAGATATTCCCGGGCTGGTCGGTAGAGCGGATGAATTGGCGCAGTCCGATGAGAAACTCCGTCCCGCAGTAAAAAGTTTGTTGGGTTTGTACCTTGTTTTTCGCGATCTGGCGTCCGCCAAAAAAGCGCGCGATCGGGCTGATTTGAAGCTGTTTCATTTTGTCACTCTGGACGGAGAGAATTTGTACACTTGGGGCGGAATCCGCGGCGGCAAAAAAGGGAGCGAGTCCGAAAGCATTGTCGGGAGGCAAGCGCAGTTGCAGCAGTTGCAGCAACGGGAGCAGGAGTTGTACAATGAGCTGGATAAAGCGGCAAAATCGCTGCGGCAAAAAGAACAGGAATATGAAGCTGCGGCGCAGCGGGTCTCGTCGCTGCTCAAAACGACGAAAAATGTGCAGGAGGAGATTCGTCAGATTCAAATCGAACTTTCTCAGACCGATTATCGCATTCAGCAGGCAAAACTCAATTTGCAGCGTTTCGACGGCGAAATTCAGTCCATTCAGCAAAATCAGCAGACTTTGGCTCTGCAAGTGCAGGAAATTGAGCCGGAGCTGGCGGCAGTGGCGGAAACGCATCAGACCGCAAAAAACAAGATTGATGTTCATGTGAAAGATTTGCAGGAAGTCGAACAGCAGCGCAACAAGCAGTCGGAAAAAGTGAATCGCTTGAACATCTCCATCGTTGAGATTGCCGGAAATGAAAAAAACTTACTGCAAACAGCAGAACAGACGGAGCGGTTGATTCGGGAGCACGATCGGGCGATAGGCGATCGTGAGCAGGAATTAGTAAAAAATAAAGACACGAAAGAAGAATTAGACGCGCGTATCGAAGAATTGAGCGAATCGCTTTCGGGAGATTATGCCGCAAAGGAGGAAATTGAAAAACGCGCCTCGCGATTGGAGTCAGAAGCGCAGACTCTGCGCGAAAAAATAGACGCTAAAAGTAAAGAAGCGCGCGAACTGCGGTCACAACGGGAAAAAATATCCGATGAAATTCATCAATTGGAATTGCGCATTTCCGAACTGAGAATCCGCGGTGATAATCTGTATCGGCAAATCCTTGAAGAGTACGATCACGAGTTAAAGCAAGAAGCGATTGATGAAAACTATGACGCAGAAGTTGACGAAAAGGAAATTGACGCCGTCAAGCAGAAAATAAAAAATTTGGGCCCGGTAAATATGCTGGCGCTCAACGAATATGAGAAAGAGAAAGAGCGTTTGGATTTTCTGGAAAAGCAACAGGAAGATTTAATCTCCGCTGAACAAAACTTAAAAGAGACGATCGAGCATATCAACAAATCTGCGCAGGACAAATTTGACGCCATCTTCAATGATATTCGCGAAAATTTTATCACTGTTTTTAAACAATTTTTTCCTGAAGGGCAGGCTGATCTGGTGATTGAACAGGACGGCGATCCGCTGGATGCAAACATTGAAATTGTCGCCAATCCCAAAGGCAAAAAAATGGAATCTTTGACTCTTCTGTCTCAGGGAGAGAAAGCGATGACGGCGATTTCTCTGTTATTTGGAATTTATCTGGTGAAGCCGAGTCCCATTTGTATTCTCGACGAAGTGGATGCTCCGCTGGACGACAATAATGTGAATCGATTTTTGAAGACGTTGGATGACTTTTCTGATCATACGCAATTTCTCGTGGTGACGCATAACAAGATGACCATGAAAGCGGCGAACAGCTTGTACGGCGTCACGATGGAGGAAAGCGGCATCTCGAAAATTGTATCTGTAAAATTGGAATAGATTTAGCGTGGAGACATTAATGAAAAAGAATCGCCTTTTTTATTTGGTTGCTACTTTGCTACTCTTTTTAAGCACGATCCCGCTTCTGGCGCAGCAGGACACGCTTTCTTTTATTACTGAAGACCAGTTTCATTTCAGTTATGATTTTTGTTTTTTTCGCTCTCAGCATAATTACGTGCTGATGGAATTGTATTATTCAATCTTACGAAAAAATCTGGAATTTGTACCTGATAGCGTGGGGTGGCGCGCCGATTTTGTCTGTGTGGCAGAAATCTGGAAAGACGACTCGCTGATGCTGCAAACGCCCTGGCCTAATGTAGATCTGATCGATAGCGTCGCTGAAATCAAGCCTGGTCAGCGATTGTACGGCGTCGGCTATTTCGCGCTGATGCCGGACGATTATGTGCTGAAAGTCTTCATGCAAGACAGGAACTCAGGATTTAAGCGCAGCTATCAGCAACAAGTGCACGTAGATTCCTTTTCCGTAAATCATCTGGCAATGAGCGACATCCAACTTGCCAGCCAGATTCAACGAACAGACAGAAAAAATAGATTCTCTAAGAATGGCTTCACTGTTATTCCTAATTCGGATCGGTTTTACGGAAGCGGATTACCTATGCTCATGTTTTATTCTGAGATTTACAATCTCAAAAATGTCGATGAACCGGATACGTCAAAATATGCCGTAAAATATTGCATTCTCGACAGCGACGGCCAGTTAGTCAGAGAATTTCCCGAAAAAATTCGCCGCAAACCGGGCAATACCGCCGTTGAAGTGAGCGGTATGAACATCATTTCATTTCCGTCTGGAACCTATTTCTTTGAATTGAAAGTGAGAGATTTGTTTAACAAGTCGGAAGTTTCACGCAAAAGCAAATTTTTTATCTTCCGCAAGGGCGATTTAGCGGCGTCAGATAGCGCCGTTAATGCCAGAGCAAGAAAGAAATTTGAGGCCGCTTATGCACGAGTCTATCAAGAGATGACGGAAGAACAGATTAATGAGGAGTTCGGCGCTGCCGCCTACATCGCCTCCGGAGAAGAAAAAAAGATATTCAAAAAATTAGACAGCAAAGGCAAGCAATCTTTTATGGTTGAATTCTGGAAAAAAAGGGACCAAACTCCGGAGACCGCAAAAAATGAATTTCGCGACCACTACTTAAAATTAGTGAACACGGCAAATCAAAAATTTCGCGAAATGAAACACGGCTGGCGAACCGACCGCGGCAGAATCCTGTTGTTGTACGGCGTACCTGACGAAATTGAGCGTTTTCCGTATTCCGCGGAAAACAAGCCCTACGTCATTTGGAAATATTTCTCCATTCAGGGCGGCGTGATTTTTGTGTTTGTCGATAAGCGGGAATTGGGGCGCTACGAATTGGTGCATTCCACGGCACGCGGAGAATTGAACGATCCTGACTGGCAGCGTTGGATCAGACCGACGAATTGATAGTTTAAAAAATTTTTTGTTTCCTTTGCTTCATGAATTCAGCGCTTCATCTTCATGTCGAAAGCTTGAATATCTGGGTGTGGCTCTTTGCTCATAAGAGGCATACCCTATTTTTTTCTGTAGCTTCACGAATTTACGCCTTCAAATTATTTTCATAATCATTTTTCAAGTTCGCAAATGAGAGATAAAGTCGTTTTAGTTTATCGCTTTGTTGATTTGCTCTTTAGTTAAAATTCGGAATTTCCACTTTTTGTTCAGAACCGATGGTTAGCGAAGCTGGAAGCGAAAATGATCTGAAAAAGCGGGATTGTCATAATTTTTCTTGACAATTAATTTAGAAATCGCTATATTTAACCTCATAATTTGTGACATACTACTATAAAATAACTAAGTAATTTATGATGGATATTAATCAAATTATTAATTTGCAACTTTATCCGCGGGATCTGTCCTCTGAAATTGCAGAGTGGATGGGAACAGATCATATTCTCTTAATTACCGGAAGTCGGCAGGTTGGAAAAACCAGCTTGCTGTATTTGTTGATTCAAATGCTTGTTAAAAAAGGAGTTCAAAAAGAGCGAATTTACTATTTTGATCTCGAAGATTTCAGCTTGTTAGAAACTTTTAATGAAGGGCGTTTGAGTTTCGAAAGATATTTGCGGGCATTAGGTGAAAATTTTGAACGTCGCATTTACGTTTTTATAGATGAAATTCAGTACATGAGCAATCCAACTAACTTTTTAAAATTGGTTCACGATCGCTACAAAAACATTAAAATTATCTGTTCCGGTTCATCCACATTAGATATTCAGCGGAAATTTAAGGATTCTCTTGTCGGAAGAAAATTGGTATTTGAACTTTTTCCGCTTTCATTTACTGAATTTCTGTCTTTTAAACAACAAAACAAATTACTCAATATTTTAAGGGAGTACAAGATAACTGATTGGAGCGCTGCCCAAAAATTGCCTGACATCCTACCGATTTTCAAACAAGAATTAGTTTATTTTTTCGATGAGTATAATCGATTCGGCGGTTACCCGGCGGGTGTATTAGAGGAAGATTATAATCGAAAGATTGTTTTAATCAATGAGATTTATCAGTCGTACGTACGCAAGGATATAAAACAACTTTTTGCAATTGAGAACTTGCCAGCATTCAATAAGTTAATAAAATTAATCGGTTTTCAAATTGGTCAGTTGATAAACGTAAAGGAATTAGCGGCAAGCGCTTCGGCTGGTTGGAGAACGATGGAGAAATATCTTTTTATCCTTGAAAACACTTTTATAATCAAATTAGTGCCCCCATTTTTTGCAAATAAGCGAAAAGAAATAGTCAAAATGCCAAAAGTATTTTTTCACGATAATGGGTTGCGCAATCAAATTGTAAAAAATTTAAATCCTCTTGAAAGTCGAGCAGATGCGGGGCAACTTGTGGAAAATTTTATTTTCCAACAATTGTACAGAAAATTAAGAGTAACGGATGACTTAAAATTTTGGCGCACATTAAGTAAAAATGAAGTTGATTTTGTAATTGAATCAGATGAAATTGTTCCTATTAAAGTAAAATATAGAACTTTTCATTCCCCTATGGCGCCAAAAGGAATGCAAACTTTTATCCAAAAGTACAACAGCAAAAAAGCATTTGTTATAACCAAAAATTACATTGGTGAGAGCACAAAGCAGGGCTGCCGAATTATATTTTTGCCGGCTTACTTATTCGTCTAACAACAGTGAAGACATCCCCTTGTTCCTATTTTTTAAATCATAGCTACTGATTTTCACGATAATCTGATTTTGTAAATTTAACCGACCAAAGCATTTAAATTAAAAGTGAAAAAATATTCTGTATAACATCAAATTCGCTTTCCAATCTGCAAATTATTAGCTTCGTTTTATGTAGAATAAAAAGGAGCCCGCCATGAAATTACATAAATTTTATTCATTTCTTATTTTTCTTTTCATCTTTTTTAACATTAGTTCCGTTGGATTCCCTCAGACAAGAGTGAAGCTCCCGCTTGACGAGGAAGCGCGGAAAATCGTCAATATCGAACAAGTTACTGGGATGAATTCTAACTTAAAATTGAAAGTTACCTTGCAAAATTTAACTGGGCAGAAGGTAGAATTACTTGTGCCGGTTGGGATGGTGATTCTTTCAAAATCAGAATCAGCTCAGAATATGTTAATCGTACACGATCAAATTTTCGAGATCAATGCTTTAGAAAAAGCCAAATTTGAATTAAACACCGTTTGTCTGGAAGCCTGGAAAAACCCGCCGGATTCCGCTGCTGAGGAAGGGATGTTTTTCTTCAAAAAAACTGAAAACCAAGAAATCTCTCAGCTCGTTCACACCGTTGCAAAATTAGAGAACGCCATTTCCGCGTCCGTACTTTTTTATCAGGAGGGGCAAATTCAATTCGGAGATATGGACAGCTATGAACTGCTGGAATTGGCGCAGCATTGCAACTATTCCCGGCTTGACAGCACTCATTTTCGTGCGAAAATAAACGAACAAATCATCCAGTGCGCCCTGTGGCAGTTGACCGATAAAATTTCTTTTGATGATTTTGAAAAAATTCTCAAACCAAAACCAGACGAAGAAAAAAGAGAATTGCGCGACATTGCTGAAATGGCGCAGATTGTGCTCGCTTACGGCGGTCTGGAGCCGACGATTGTGCTCAGGAGATTATTGCCTCTGAAAATAAAAGAATGAAAATTTATTCGCCTTGCTCTATTTGATTAAAATTTAGCCTTGCGACAATTAGAACCACACTTTTAGCGTTGTTATTCGATGGGCAGGGATTTTAAATTCAATTTTGTTGCTAAAAAATGAAATCGGCTCTCCATCTTCTTCTAAAATATTTGAAAAAACTGCTTTTTGAACCTTGCTCGGAAGGGATATTGTCACATCAGATTCCGCTCCTTTGAATTCAAAAACCCGCAAAATCCAGCATTTTTGTCCGTTTTGATTTTTGGTTTCTGAAAACGTTTTTTCCGGCTCCGCCATTTTAATTGAGTGGAGAATTACATTGTCCGCAGAAACTGAAACCAGTGATTTTGTTTTCGGCAGAGCGCCTTTGTGAGCAGGCACGAACTGTGCGAGGAGCGGATAATTGAATTCATAACTTCGGCGCATTGTACCGCTGTCTTTCCAATCTCCGGAGTGCGGGAAAATCGAGTAATCGATGACGTGCTTGCCCATGTCCGCCATGGGATCCGGCCATTTCGGCGAGCGCAACAGACTCAGCCGCATGACAGTGCCATGAATGTCGCCGCCGTACTTGGAGCGATTAAGCAGACTGACGCCGAATTTTTTGCTGGCATCGGTGAGGTCAGACCATTTGTGCTGGCTGACTTCGAAGCGCGCTTTTTCCCAGTTGTTTTTCATCGTCGTGGGCCGGTAAATTGAGCCGAAAGGAATTTCAAAACAGGCGACCGAATCCTGCGCGGTGACGGCAAACGCCACTTTGAGCATGACGTGCTCTTCCCACCAGTCAGCTCGCGTGCAAAAATCGATGCGATCCAGTCCGTTGTACAGAATGATATCCTGCGTGAAATAGCTGGTGGGATTGTTCGGCGTGGGATAACTTTTTTTCACGCCCGGCTTCAAAAAATCACGCTTGACGCGAACAACGGCGCGAACAGGCCCGGCTTCGACAACTTCAATGCCGCGAAATCGACTATAATAACGCTCGCCAAGTCCGATATTCCAGGCATCCCAATTTTTTGGCGTGTCTTTGAAGAGCTGCAATTCATTGCCTGGGCCAGCGAGATAGTCCCGCTGACTTTTTTTGTCAAAAATGGACGTCAGCCAACCGGTTTGAGAGTCAATTTTTATTCTGAAATTGTCGCTTTCAATTTCTGTGTTTGTGGCTTTGAGCGAACTATTTTTGAGCGACGGCGTTCCTTTTTTTAATGAATAAACGGCATAACCGGTAGCCGGAACATTCTTGGCGATGAAAATTATTTTTGAAGAGTACCGTCCTGCGGAGACGATTTGTACGGGGATTTCTTCATGATTGGGGTCAAAAACCTGGTAATTTTGATTCTTCTCAGCGATTTTCAGCTCAACCACGTCAGTTCGCTCCCAGGGTAACGAATTGTAAATGAGAAGCGGTTTTTCGTTGTTTTTTGTCTTCGTGTTAATTTGTCGAGCTAAAAATTGAAGCCCTTCATCTATTTGATGATTAGCAATTTTCAAACTTTCTTTGTAGGTTTCGCGCGCATCTTTAGACACGGCGTAAATATGGGAACCGGGCAAAACGTCATGAAACTGATTGAACATCACACCGCGCCAGCCATCGCGGAAATCGTTGTAAGGGTATGGCCTTCCAAAAAGATTGGCTAACGATGAAAGTTGCTCGGCATTGCCGAATTGAATTTCTGACAAGCGGTTGTATTTTTTCACCTTCGCCTGCGTGGTGTAAGTGCCGCGATGGTATTCCAGATAAAGCTCATCTTTCCACACCGGCAAACTGCTCAGATCGTGGCGGCGAATCCAGTTGAGGTAATCGGTCGCTCTGCCATATTCCACGCGCGGATAGATGTCTAATTTTTTGAGTTTCTCGATGCGATCGATCATTGCCAGATCCGGGCCTCCGCCGTGGTCCCCGACACCGTAGAGCACGAGTAATTTTTTGAAGCCGGTGTTCGCCTCAAATTGCCGCAGCCAATCCGTCAGTCCGAAGGGATTTTTAATTTCATTCACGTAACTGTTGGGAAAATAGGTGAGCAGCCGCGTGCCGTCCGGGCTTTCCCACCAGAACAGGCGATACGGAAACATGTTGGTGTCGTTCCAGCCAATTTTTTGCGTGATAAAAGCATCAATCCCGGCATCGCGGTAAAACTGAGGCATGTTCCAGTTGTAACCAAACGAGTCGGGATTCCAGCCAATCTTCACGTCAGCGCCGAATTTTTCTTTGAAATACCTTTTTCCGTAAAGCAGTTGACGCGCCCAGGATTCGCCGGAAATCAAATTGCAGTCCGGCTCGACCCACATGCCGCCAACCAATTCCCAGCGACCCTCATTTACGCGCGCCTTGATGCGATTGAAGGTTTCGGGAAAAAGATTTTCCATCCACCAGAACAGTTGAGTTTGGCTCTGCGTGTACGTGAAATCCGGTCGTGCGTCCATCATGTCAAGAACCGAAGTGAACGTATTATGGGCAATATTTATCGTCTCCAGATAGCGCCACAGCCAGGCGCAGTCGATGTGAGCGTTGGAGTCGAAAACCAAAGTGAATTGTTTGGCGAAATCACTGACCGGTTTTAATTTTTCCCGACATGCTTGCAGGGATTGCTCAAATTTTTCCTGATTTCCATTTTCCAGTGCTTTCAAATCAACTGATTTCGCCGCGTCATTGAGAATCTGCCGCAATTCCAGTCGCTTCTCCCGCGGGACGTTGCTGTGATCGATGCCGGTGTCCAATTGAATTCTGCCGGTTTTCAAATAGGTGTCGTCGCTCAGTAATTTTTGCCCCACTTTCAGACTGGTGATGAAGTTTTGCACTTTCTCAGCCAGCGGCTTTACCTGATCCCAAACAAGGGTTGCTTCCAACAATCGCATGGGACCGCCGGTGTTAATGGCTTTGATTGCCACGACGAATTTTTCTCCGGCGCGGGCATTTTTCGTCAGAAGATATTCGCCGGTCCATTTAAACAGTCCTTTTTTCTCGCCGTTGATCCAGCAAAATCCCGCATCATCGACCGAAACGCGCAATGTCAGCCTGCCGCCGTTCACTTTTTTGCCCAGAATACGACGGGGAACGACAATCACTTTGCGCATCCAGGCGGAGTCCGGATAAACTGCATCGTTAATTTTTATCGTTTTCCAATCCCTGTCATTCAGATTCGTGCGGAATCCGTCAGGAATCATTTGCGTGGAAAATTTCCAATTATCAAAGCGAACGGAAAGCAGAGATTCCAATTTTTCGCAAAGTTCATCCACATTGGAAGCTAATGCCGTTGTTGAAAAGGAAAAAATTAGTCCCAACAAGACGACTGATAATATCCGGCGTACTGTTTTCATTTTTTTCCTCGAGATTAAAAATTAGCAAACTGGTCGGAGAAAGTCCCGGGTCAATCCCCCGGCGTTTTAATACCTGCCGGCTCAATCAACATGACTAACGCCCCGTCATTAGATTCAGTCAAATGTTCGACATTTCTGGGAACGAAAACTGCTTCGTTTTCGACCAGTGAGATTTCTTTTTCCTTGAAATGAATTTTCATCTCTCCCTGAATTACCAGAAAAATCTCGTCTTCATCGGTGTGCTTGTGCCAGTGGTATTTGCCTTTGATTTTCACCAGTCGAACCTTGATGTCGCTAATTTGGAACAAATCCAATGGCGCCCACACATTTTTAATCATGTCGCCCATTTCAGTGATGGATACTTTTTTCATGTGACCTCCGGTATTTATTCTTCAAATAATTCTGTTTCTTTGATGAGATTTATTAGAATCGGATTGATATCGTACCAGACATTATCCCACGCGCCGTATTCCGTAATCCAGTATTGGTTGAGAAGACGGGTAAGATCAGCGTTTTCAATTTTCCGTTTGTAAATATGCACGTTCCGCAAAATTTTTCTGTCCTTTTCGGTCAAACCAATTTGATACGTGGCGCGAATCCTGCTTATTGCTTCCTGCAAATTCTCAATATCAATAAATCCGTAGCGAAGTCGCAAGGCAACTTTACAGCATTCCCGCACAATATTTATCAATTCAAACGGTATCCCGCCGCTTAAAAACAAGATTCTTTGCAAAACGTCGGGTTCGATGAGTTTTTCACTAATACGTTTGCTTATTATTTCTTTCAGCGATTCCAGGACAGTCAGATCGATCTTCCCGCCGGCTTGATAAACGGGAAAACTCTCCAAAAAATAAATGTGATTAAAATTTCGATACATGCGAACAAATTCATTTTCATATTTCAACGTGAGCGGAAATGTCAAAATCGAGCACACGTTGAGTTTTGTGACGGCAAGAGATGACGTGATGAAAATTTCACGCGCACTTTCCAGTTCGATTTTGTCGAGATCGGAAATCAAAAGAAGAATTCTTTTCCCTTTAAAAAAAATGAAACGTCTTTTCAAAAATTCTTCAGCGGCGTTGTTGATAGCGCCTATTATTTCGTTTTGTGTCGGCTTCTGTTCCAGACGAGTGACTAACCTGAATTGGCCTTTGTAACTTTGCTGCCCCTGCTCGATTTGTTGCCCTACCCGCGGGTCTAATTGCGCTTGATCCGGATCGACCTCAGCGTATTTGGTTTCCCAGCCTTTCTGGCGATCCACCAGTTTCTGCAAAGTCTCTTTATGGAGTGCCGGTCTTTTTTCTTTGGCAAGATCGGCAATTTTGAATAGCATCGTGGCGAGCAGCCTGTCCGTGTCGACTTTGTAATTGTTAGTCATGTCCCGGGCGGAAAAAAGAATCACATGAAATTTCCGCTCCAGCAGAGATTTAATTTTTCCCAGCTCGGTTGACTTTCCGCAGCCTGGCGGCCCAGACAACAAAAATTTCGGATAATTGGGATCGCGTTTGAGGAGTCTGATGATTTCATCGCGAAATTCCGGCGCCCGATCGACATAAAAAGATTCCAATTCCTTGGCGTCCCACAAAGCATGATGCGGGTCCAGATAGCGGAGCGCTTTTTTCAGGCGACGCGCTTTTTGGGGTTTTGTCTTCCAAAACTTTAAAGAGATCATTTTCAAATCGCTGGTTTTATTTTTTGGCAACTATTCAGGCACCGATAAACGGCATATTTTTTTAACAGCAAAACAATTCTACATCGTCAAATTACGATTAGAGAACGTTTTTGTGAAAAATGTTCACAAAAGAAATTGAAACGATAGCTTGACGGATACCGGGCGAAAATTCGCTTTAGCCTTTTCTGTCCGGTATTGAAATCTGTCCTTCGGTGGAAGCGATGACCGTCGCGCAGGTCGAATCGCCGGAAATATTTACCACCGTGCGGCACATGTCAAGAATTCTGTCCACGCCCAGAATAAGAGCGATTCCTTCCAGCGGCACACCAATGGTTTTCAGCACCATAGTCAGCGTAATCATTCCCACGCCCGGCACGCCTGCCGCGCCGATGGACGCCAAAGTAGCGGTCAGAACAATTGTCAATTGCTGCGTAATGTTCAAATCCATGCCAAAAACCTGGGCGATAAAAACGGCTGCCACGCCCTGATACAGCGCCGTGCCGTCCATGTTGATCGTCGCGCCCAAGGGCAAAACGAAACTGGAAATTTCCTTGGAAACGCCCAAGTTATCCTCCGCGCATTCCATGGTCACCGGCAGCGTGGCGGAGCTGGAACTGGAGCTGAACGCGATTAATTGCGCCGGTCGAATGCCGCGAAAAAAATCACGACTGCGCACTTTGGTGAAAATTTTTAGCAAAATATTGTATGTTAACAAAACATGCAAAATTAATCCGACGAGCACTACGATCGAATATTTGGCAAGCGGCCCCAAAATTCCCAGACCAAATTCGCTGATGATCGCCGCAATCAATGCAAAAACGCCGTAGGGAGCCAGTTCCATGATGAGATTGACGATTTGAATCATGGCGTCGTTGATTCCCTCGAAAAATTTAATCACCGGCGCGGCACGGTCTGCGGGTATCATCGTCAGAGCGATTCCCAACAGCAGAGCGAAAAAGATAATTTGCAGCATTTTGCCATTGGAAAGCGAAT from Calditrichota bacterium includes:
- a CDS encoding alpha-mannosidase, with the protein product MKTVRRILSVVLLGLIFSFSTTALASNVDELCEKLESLLSVRFDNWKFSTQMIPDGFRTNLNDRDWKTIKINDAVYPDSAWMRKVIVVPRRILGKKVNGGRLTLRVSVDDAGFCWINGEKKGLFKWTGEYLLTKNARAGEKFVVAIKAINTGGPMRLLEATLVWDQVKPLAEKVQNFITSLKVGQKLLSDDTYLKTGRIQLDTGIDHSNVPREKRLELRQILNDAAKSVDLKALENGNQEKFEQSLQACREKLKPVSDFAKQFTLVFDSNAHIDCAWLWRYLETINIAHNTFTSVLDMMDARPDFTYTQSQTQLFWWMENLFPETFNRIKARVNEGRWELVGGMWVEPDCNLISGESWARQLLYGKRYFKEKFGADVKIGWNPDSFGYNWNMPQFYRDAGIDAFITQKIGWNDTNMFPYRLFWWESPDGTRLLTYFPNSYVNEIKNPFGLTDWLRQFEANTGFKKLLVLYGVGDHGGGPDLAMIDRIEKLKKLDIYPRVEYGRATDYLNWIRRHDLSSLPVWKDELYLEYHRGTYTTQAKVKKYNRLSEIQFGNAEQLSSLANLFGRPYPYNDFRDGWRGVMFNQFHDVLPGSHIYAVSKDARETYKESLKIANHQIDEGLQFLARQINTKTKNNEKPLLIYNSLPWERTDVVELKIAEKNQNYQVFDPNHEEIPVQIVSAGRYSSKIIFIAKNVPATGYAVYSLKKGTPSLKNSSLKATNTEIESDNFRIKIDSQTGWLTSIFDKKSQRDYLAGPGNELQLFKDTPKNWDAWNIGLGERYYSRFRGIEVVEAGPVRAVVRVKRDFLKPGVKKSYPTPNNPTSYFTQDIILYNGLDRIDFCTRADWWEEHVMLKVAFAVTAQDSVACFEIPFGSIYRPTTMKNNWEKARFEVSQHKWSDLTDASKKFGVSLLNRSKYGGDIHGTVMRLSLLRSPKWPDPMADMGKHVIDYSIFPHSGDWKDSGTMRRSYEFNYPLLAQFVPAHKGALPKTKSLVSVSADNVILHSIKMAEPEKTFSETKNQNGQKCWILRVFEFKGAESDVTISLPSKVQKAVFSNILEEDGEPISFFSNKIEFKIPAHRITTLKVWF
- a CDS encoding cupin domain-containing protein, whose product is MKKVSITEMGDMIKNVWAPLDLFQISDIKVRLVKIKGKYHWHKHTDEDEIFLVIQGEMKIHFKEKEISLVENEAVFVPRNVEHLTESNDGALVMLIEPAGIKTPGD
- a CDS encoding ATP-binding protein; translated protein: MPKNKTSDLKMISLKFWKTKPQKARRLKKALRYLDPHHALWDAKELESFYVDRAPEFRDEIIRLLKRDPNYPKFLLSGPPGCGKSTELGKIKSLLERKFHVILFSARDMTNNYKVDTDRLLATMLFKIADLAKEKRPALHKETLQKLVDRQKGWETKYAEVDPDQAQLDPRVGQQIEQGQQSYKGQFRLVTRLEQKPTQNEIIGAINNAAEEFLKRRFIFFKGKRILLLISDLDKIELESAREIFITSSLAVTKLNVCSILTFPLTLKYENEFVRMYRNFNHIYFLESFPVYQAGGKIDLTVLESLKEIISKRISEKLIEPDVLQRILFLSGGIPFELINIVRECCKVALRLRYGFIDIENLQEAISRIRATYQIGLTEKDRKILRNVHIYKRKIENADLTRLLNQYWITEYGAWDNVWYDINPILINLIKETELFEE
- a CDS encoding dicarboxylate/amino acid:cation symporter; the encoded protein is MRLPKIELYTKILIGLLLGIIFGIAANQLGWAHFFTIYIKPFGTAFIRLISMVVVPLVFASLLVGTASLNDIRKLGRIGGKTIFFYLVTTAIAIVIGLILANTFKPGEGLTKETQEQLLQNYSDEAQSKIDSALKKPSLTQTLLDIIPQNPLYSLSNGKMLQIIFFALLLGIALTMIPADRAAPVIKFFEGINDAMIQIVNLIMELAPYGVFALIAAIISEFGLGILGPLAKYSIVVLVGLILHVLLTYNILLKIFTKVRSRDFFRGIRPAQLIAFSSSSSSATLPVTMECAEDNLGVSKEISSFVLPLGATINMDGTALYQGVAAVFIAQVFGMDLNITQQLTIVLTATLASIGAAGVPGVGMITLTMVLKTIGVPLEGIALILGVDRILDMCRTVVNISGDSTCATVIASTEGQISIPDRKG